The genomic interval ACTGTGAAGACAAAAGTGACAGTACCTCATTTCTCAAGTGCTCATGCCCCTTTCTCCCAAAGTTTTGTGCTTTCCAAGTTCATATGCCTATTAAGTTTGGATGCGACTCGTTACTTCCCCTGTGCATATTCATcccattttgcaatttaattCTTTACTTCTGGATCTGTTACTCGGTGTTCATCAAGGAGGACATAAGGTGCCTCATCTTGATCCTGTTTAAACTCTGGTGGACTAACTGCAACTATATCATATACAATAACATGAGGGCGCATGCACAAACAACTTATCAGTGGTGCCTCAGTTCTTGATCCTGTTTTAATTCTAGTGGACTGACTGCAACTGTATCATATTGGGTAACATAAGGATGTATGCAtgaacaacatatcaagcttttATTATCCCATGCATGAAGTTGACTACATGTATTCTTGTTCGTCATTTCTATGGTCTTTATCTTCAGTAAGCTAGAGGGTGTATGCATATCGATACAAAACAGTCATGCGTCTTTCATGTTTTCACCTCTTTCCTGTGGTCCTCATCTCTGACAATTAGCTAATTGATAGTTGGGGAGAAAGATGATAAATGTGTACTTCAGCTGAATGGTGGTCTAGTTCATATGCTAAGGTTACACTCACCCTTTTATGTTTCCCAATTCTAATGCACTTGGATCTCCTGAAACTTTCCACTAGGGTATGGTTGCAGATGTTGTATGCTGCATGCTCAGGTGTTTACATGGGATAAAGTTGTGCCATTTGACCATTTTTGGGAGGTGCTCAATGATACTGCATGTAATAAACCATGTCAAGTCAAGGCCAGTATTACTAACTTGTTTGCACAGACAAGGGTCCCCAAGGAAGAGAAAAGGCCCCATTTCAGGAACAAAGGGCCTGCATAGGTTTCGGTCAGAAGAACCATTTTACGTGAACCCTTTACCAGATTGCTTGTGTTGGAAAGCATCTTCAACTATATAGGAGTTGGGAGCGACAGAACAAATTCTTTCATGACAACTTCCGCAGGCCAGTGGACCTATGGCATGGCATTCTTCAATCATCGCAAGCCATTGAAGTTAAGCTCAGACTGTTTATTCCCTGAAAATAGGTCTATGGTTTGAAAGATGATGCGTTAGGGTTGGAGAGAAGGATGGCAAAGTGACTGAAACAAGGCTGCCCTTTCAAATATGGAATAGAACTGACAGAAAGACAGGATCTAGAGTAGATAACTGATATACAACATTGATGGTTAACTCAAAATTGGAAAGGAAGTTTGGATTCTTCCAACCTAAGATTTTGccattttctaaaaattctgCTGAAAATATGAAGCACAGCACCAAAAATACAGAATAAAACCTGCAATATTTCATCTTCCTATCTGGACTTTGGAGTGATCACCTCAAGCCCACCTGTAAAAGGCCTCAAAGGCTCAGGAATAACCACCGAACCATCTTCTTGTTGAAAATTCTCAAGCAAGCATACAATCATGCGCGGAACAGCACAGGCTGTGGCGTTTAATGTGTGCACAAACTCTGTTGGACCCTTCTTTAGATTGGTTGATGATGATTCGGGACGGTACCGGATTCCTAGTCGGCGACTTTGATAGTCAGTACAATTTGATGCACTTGATATCTGTTCAGAAAATTATATAGCAAGGAGTTAAGAGGATTTCCAAATATAGAAAAGGTTAATGCGGAATAATAGTTTATTGCCGCAACTATGATTCTGCTCATTTAACATGGCCAAGAGTAGTTAGTagtattgatatattttttcggaatctaACAACCCTCCAAGATGCTATACTCGTTCTCCTTAACAAAGGTGAAAGAGTGAGAGACCGAGACCACTGGAGGTAGCCCAGTGATAGGTGATAACATTGGTGGGCCTAAGGTAGTAAGTTCAAATCTCGTGAATCTTTGCTCCTCTATTAGATTGTGAGGTATaatcttagttttttttttttttttggggtgggggggtgGCGGCACTGAGAAGAGTCCCAAATTGCATGGTATAAATTCAGACAATATTGTTGAAAGAAGAAGTAGATCATGTATATGCatgtccctctctctctcgctgaCTGCAGTGTCATCCAtcattcatgtatatatacttaGACATGTGACCAGAACATATTTTGGACATACCTCACCAAATCGCCCTAAGCCTGGCATCCATGCCTCAACATCAAATTTCCGATAAGCAGGTGCACCCAAATCCCCAGAAGCCATATCTAGTGTTCTGCCAAGTTCAATATTATTGCTTTGAAGAATGCATTGATACGAAAATAAAACCACACAAGCGAACAAGCATATTTAGGGACATTCAGGCAATTGTCTATACTTACTTAAAATGAAAGCCCAATGATGAGTAGAGGTCCTCTTCAATTTTGATTAATTCTTCATGGTAAGAACCACTTTCCCCAGGTTGGCAAAGGATGAACATCTCCACCTTACTGAACTGGTGGACTCGATAAAGGCCCCTGTGCCAGTATAGTTACTGATCTATCAAGTATAGATAAAACCGTATTGTATGTATCATTAGGGTCAAGAgctatattttttctttttatttcactGATAACTAGTAGGATGATCAGCAGccattgaaattaaaaaaaaaagaagaagaaaagaacttGTAGATAAAGCCAAAGAAACAAAGAAGGGATTGAACCGCCATTGCTGacatatatttgataatatattAACTCCCTAGAGGTTGTCTCAAAAAGTAGACAGCTATTGCCAAAATCGTTGCAACCATGTGAATATGTTCACGTAGAAACTTGACATAAAATAATAGGAACAAAGTGCATCTCACGTCCAGTTATTCAGGCCTAACTACAGGGAACTGATATCCCacaatatgagagagagagagagagagagagagagagagagagagagactgaatATCTGCAATATTCATCATTTTACTTgctatataataataattacagaaaAAAGATTCCCATTCATATTCATTGGCACGGATCATTACTAAGAGGTGCATCTTGCACTTTTATCAATATAGGTGCACCAAAGACACATGACAACACCACCCAAGGTGGTAGCTTCGTGGGGGTCACCCCTTGTGCTGAGACTTAGGTCTCAAGTTCAAGTAATGGGCCCTTGGTTGCTTGGGTGGTTGCTTGCCATTCCGTCCATGGGTTGTAAAGGCAGGGGACCCCACCAGGTTAGAAGGTGACTTGTTGAGTCCCTAGTGACGTGGGTGGTTTCCCTTTTAATGTCTATCATACACATAAGAAAAAAGGCATATTACACAGCAATTCAATTACAATAGGGCCTCCCGCATCAATCACTTTAAAAGGGAAAcaaaaaagcaagaaaatgagGGTGAAAGctccaagaaaaataaaataaattccatttaaGTGCACTGAACATAGACTGATAAAAATTGATGCATTTCAAACAACTTCCATGTAAAGAAATCATATAGCAGTTTACCTTGTTGCTGTGCCAGCAGCACCAGCTTCAGTACGAAAGCAATGGGAGAAAGCTACATACTTCAAAGGTAAGGATGACTCAGCTAGAATGGAATCCATATGAATTCCTCCTACTGGAATCTCTGCAGTGCCTATAAGGCATTGATCGCTACCTTCTATAGAATAAACCTGTAGTAGTTGGCAACATCTCAACTTAAAATAGCCAATAGCTCCGAGAAGATAAATATTTTCAGTTAAATTTTAGCCACAAATCCCAACCCCCATCTTGTTGAAGATGTTGGAACTTTAATTCTGAGAAACCAAAAACTATACGTACATAAGCAACtttaaaaagatgaaaatgctaaaatgaaaatctaaaacaaattgAAGTGGGTTCAACTACTGATCACAGTTCAAATAAGAGATCTAACTACTTCTAGAAGTTTATACCCCTACCAAGGATATAGCTAAGACTGACAGGGAGGTTCATGGTAAATATGGTTCAAAAGCAACAGTATTATCAACTTGACATCTGACAATCCATGCTATATAAGTCAGGACCATGCTATATGAAGTATCTTCAGAAGAGGTGGTTATTAGTCATTATAAGAAACCTATGCACCTGTGTATTTTCCCCACGAGGTTGGAAGCCACATTTTTCAACGACAGAAGACCGTACAATTTCTGGGGTAGTAAGGGGCGTGAAGCCTCTTCTAACGACTTCCGAGATTGTCCAGTTTATAAGGGCCATCTCTAGCAAAACTGCTTCATTCTTCAAGTAGTAGAATTTGGATCCACTGACCTGCACAACCATGAACAAGTAAGATCTACTATAACATATAAATCAAAGCAATTTATTTTTCCCCTTTTAGTTCCCCCTTTCTGTGGAGCCACAGCAGCCCATTCCTCATCAACCACGGAAAATCAACCATAAAGGGAACCATTGATTTACCAACTAGGAAGAAAAACATTCAGACATGGTTATTTATGGGTGAAGGTTCAATTGAATCCAACATAATGGTAATGAATATCCTTGGTTGTGGACAAGTTGGGCAAGCCTGTTTTTTATAGAATATACGCTGGgaatacaatttaaaaaatctatCGGATTGAACAGCAAAGAGAAACAACACTAATATTCAGTTGCTATTCTTTCTCTCCATTCAAAATCTCTCAAATAGCACTTGATCTTGGAAGTgttttatttatccaataacaATTTCGTATCAGTTGTACAGAGAAACATCAGTTCTGACCTTCAGAGATAAAATTctaattcatataaatatgCACTAGCTGATAACTCTCAAGCTTCCACATAAACAAGCTAAAGATGCTAAATACCTTAGTTGAGCAGAAGAAATACCTCTGCAGCAGCGTCAAAATCAAAGAGATCCAAATCTTTCCCTAGTTGAAGGTGATCTTTGATAGGGAAGCCAAACTCCCTGGGGTTGCCAACCTGAAAAAATGCAGGTAAAGTGAGaaaggaaataagaagaaaCTCATCCCCTTTCTGGGGAACAAGCAACAGGAAGACAGATAATTTGAAGAAATAACCATCTTTCTTAGCACAGAACTATCTTCCCCTCCCATTGGAACATCTGGATGGGTCATATTTGGTATTCGCTGTGCTTCCAGCTGAAGTTCATCGGCAAGTTTGAGCAAGTCTTCTTCCAAAGTAATAAGTCCTTCCTTAATATTCTTACCTGATGAAAGTTTATCAGAGAACACTATAAGATAATCTATAACAAGTGATTGAAAGGATAATGTCAACTTCAATTGTTATACCTTCTTCTATTAGCTTCTGACGCTCAGAGGGTTCCAGCTTCCCTTTCATCTTGTTTGCGACAACATTCCTTTCAGTACGAAGCCTTTGAACTTCCTGCTATCTGTGAGTGACAATTAGCTACAATTGAGAATAAAGCAGTTTATTTTGCTGCTGTCATGCACAAATAAGTGGCATTTCTAAGCAGAAAATGGGAGTTATGTTATAAAAATGCATGGTTTCATTAAACAATCTCATTAGGCACCAAACCTCTTTCATAAGCAAATTATTTTAGCTGGCATTAGCACATAAATTTTCAAGGTTAAGTATCATATTCTACTTCAGGTACAAGTCCATATGCTATAGCATGTACTTTTTTGTTCCATTTCCAAGGCTGCCATGTCACATAGAGAGGAAAACTGTTCATCCATGGATCAGATATTTTAGACATGTACATCTCCAGTTCACCGCTCGCAACATAGTTGCAAGGCTGACTCAGAAGCTTAGGCCAACACTGTGGGGcaacaaaaagataaattaatccAAGGTTTAAGGAGTGTGGTTAAGAACCCTGCAATTGCTTATACTCCATGCACAAATTTGAAGGATTCTGCTCTTATTGGAGAAATTTGATGAATCAGAAAGACAAATTGTAAACTTGCAATGGGTGAGCATGGAATTCATACAGAAATCATATAGCGAAGAAACTTCCAATGCAACTACACAGGATGTCCATGATAAAGCGTGATATGAACTAATCAATTAGGATTCTGGCAAGTCTTTCAAATTCACTATTcacatgaaagaaaaagaactaaATCCTCGTATCAATAGAAATAACCTTAAATTTGTTTTACTAGCCATTGATTATCATCGGTGCAGTCAATAAAGACATTTCTTAATTCGCACACTAAAATTCAAGttcatctttttcttgtttgaatgtAAAATTTGCACAGTTAAATTTGAAGGCTAgggcatttattttgaatttcaatATTGCTCTTCTAGTCACAATGTCATTGATTACAGTTTCTTGTTCAAATTTTATCTAAATCAATCTAAGAAAATTAGTCCACATTCACAGTTACATCAATTAATAGATGgataattcaattaaattaaactcaaaaagaaaaaaaaaaatcaagattcaGAAGAACCATAACCTGCTGAACATTTAACAATCTGTCGTAGAGGTCAAGAACCAGTTCCAAGTTAGCATTGGAACTGCGCTTCTTAATGTTGGCCGCAACAGCCACTTTGTTCTCCCGAATCCACTTGAAATCTATAGCCGCTTTCCACTGAGGTTTGATAACTGAACCAAATCACAACAACCAATCGTCAAA from Diospyros lotus cultivar Yz01 chromosome 8, ASM1463336v1, whole genome shotgun sequence carries:
- the LOC127807120 gene encoding serine--tRNA ligase, chloroplastic/mitochondrial isoform X1; the encoded protein is MGLQCLCLGGTAFHTLKLAAVPSYSPSSSSIFRPLSRALFHGGRCLLLPLHSPVKPSFPLLSRALSISAVQSTLIEEKVIKPQWKAAIDFKWIRENKVAVAANIKKRSSNANLELVLDLYDRLLNVQQEVQRLRTERNVVANKMKGKLEPSERQKLIEEGKNIKEGLITLEEDLLKLADELQLEAQRIPNMTHPDVPMGGEDSSVLRKMVGNPREFGFPIKDHLQLGKDLDLFDFDAAAEVSGSKFYYLKNEAVLLEMALINWTISEVVRRGFTPLTTPEIVRSSVVEKCGFQPRGENTQVYSIEGSDQCLIGTAEIPVGGIHMDSILAESSLPLKYVAFSHCFRTEAGAAGTATRGLYRVHQFSKVEMFILCQPGESGSYHEELIKIEEDLYSSLGFHFKTLDMASGDLGAPAYRKFDVEAWMPGLGRFGEISSASNCTDYQSRRLGIRYRPESSSTNLKKGPTEFVHTLNATACAVPRMIVCLLENFQQEDGSVVIPEPLRPFTGGLEVITPKSR
- the LOC127807120 gene encoding serine--tRNA ligase, chloroplastic/mitochondrial isoform X2; translated protein: MKGKLEPSERQKLIEEGKNIKEGLITLEEDLLKLADELQLEAQRIPNMTHPDVPMGGEDSSVLRKMVGNPREFGFPIKDHLQLGKDLDLFDFDAAAEVSGSKFYYLKNEAVLLEMALINWTISEVVRRGFTPLTTPEIVRSSVVEKCGFQPRGENTQVYSIEGSDQCLIGTAEIPVGGIHMDSILAESSLPLKYVAFSHCFRTEAGAAGTATRGLYRVHQFSKVEMFILCQPGESGSYHEELIKIEEDLYSSLGFHFKTLDMASGDLGAPAYRKFDVEAWMPGLGRFGEISSASNCTDYQSRRLGIRYRPESSSTNLKKGPTEFVHTLNATACAVPRMIVCLLENFQQEDGSVVIPEPLRPFTGGLEVITPKSR